Proteins encoded within one genomic window of Gallus gallus isolate bGalGal1 chromosome 1, bGalGal1.mat.broiler.GRCg7b, whole genome shotgun sequence:
- the CCDC82 gene encoding coiled-coil domain-containing protein 82 isoform X1 — protein sequence METSVRRYETRNKAAGAEPLSKSRVDWRRTKRELILFDSDEESSFTSEEEESAVSEGEEDGNDEKGSLSDREEKSRGGELTEDGEDECVVPGKRKKCSSSVLEDSDDSEDSDVPVRKVFAKRRCVINEDESSQEQQFGKAGPAGNVCAERKRGALAKLQELAKERAARSSSGNENCEDSDGETEEEPFCQLLLTPEGSETDSESLKDFIVDDDEDDDDNVEHVKSEKHLQQKDLNASNSELLAHYVPQFCHSSPYEHFQRIVKAFLINAIDDTFLSSLYDGTRQKKYAQEMLLSLNYLDDRYIQPRLDNLVSRSRWKDRYKERVDCYPGVLITLKNPTNMSCQACELNRYCKFNVLLFGKLYNSRTLEADDFMSDDKQSL from the exons ATGGAGACATCCGTCAGAAGATACGAAACAAGAAATAAGGCAGCGGGAGCCGAGCCGCTGTCCAAATCCCGAGTTGACTGGAGACGCACGAAGAGGGAGCTGATCCTGTTCGACAGCGACGAGGAATCCTCGTTTACCTCGGAGGAGGAGGAGTCAGCCGTGTCAGAAGGTGAAGAAGATGGAAATGATGAGAAGGGCAGCCTTTCCGACCGGGAGGAGAAGAGCCGCGGTGGAGAACTGACGGAGGATGGTGAGGATGAATGCGTCGTGCCTGGAAAGCGTAAGAAGTGCAGCAGCTCCGTGCTGGAGGACAGCGATGACAGCGAGGATAGCGACGTACCTGTCAGGAAAGTTTTTGCTAAACGCCGCTGTGTGATTAACGAAGACGAGAGTTCCCAAGAACAGCAGTTTGGTAAAGCCGGCCCTGCAGGAAATGTTTGTGCTGAGAGGAAGCGGGGAGCGCTGGCAAAGCTGCAGGAGCTCGCAAAGGAGCGGGCGGCTCGGAGCTCCTCTGGGAATGAAAACTGCGAG GATTCTGATGGTGAAACAGAAGAGGAACCGTTCTGCCAATTGCTCCTCACACCAGAAGGCAGTGAAACTGACAGTGAGAGCTTGAAAGATTTTATAgttgatgatgatgaagatgatgatgacaATGTGGAGCATGTTAAGAGTGAAAAACACCTGCAGCAGAAAGATCTAAATGCATCAAACAGTGAATTGCTGGCACATTATGTCCCACAAT TTTGCCACAGTAGTCCTTATGAACATTTCCAAAGAATAGTGAAGGCTTTCCTCATAAATGCAATTGATGACACTTTTCTGAGCTCACTGTATG ATGGAACAAGACAAAAGAAGTATGCACAAGAAATGTTGCTCTCACTTAATTATTTGGATGACCGTTACATTCAGCCCCGCCTTGACAACTTAGTCTCTAGAAGCCGCTGGAAAGACCGATACAAG GAGCGTGTGGATTGTTACCCAGGTGTTCTCATAACCTTGAAGAATCCAACAAATATGTCTTGTCAGGCATGTGAACTGAATCGTTATTGCAAGTTTAATGTGCTACTGTTTGGAAAGCTTTATAATAGTAGAACTCTGGAAGCAGATGACTTCATGTCAGATGACAAACAG tCTCTGTAG
- the CCDC82 gene encoding coiled-coil domain-containing protein 82 isoform X2 translates to METSVRRYETRNKAAGAEPLSKSRVDWRRTKRELILFDSDEESSFTSEEEESAVSEGEEDGNDEKGSLSDREEKSRGGELTEDGEDECVVPGKRKKCSSSVLEDSDDSEDSDVPVRKVFAKRRCVINEDESSQEQQFGKAGPAGNVCAERKRGALAKLQELAKERAARSSSGNENCEDSDGETEEEPFCQLLLTPEGSETDSESLKDFIVDDDEDDDDNVEHVKSEKHLQQKDLNASNSELLAHYVPQFCHSSPYEHFQRIVKAFLINAIDDTFLSSLYVYRSIMPLKILLEETCTTCDGQPINNGSR, encoded by the exons ATGGAGACATCCGTCAGAAGATACGAAACAAGAAATAAGGCAGCGGGAGCCGAGCCGCTGTCCAAATCCCGAGTTGACTGGAGACGCACGAAGAGGGAGCTGATCCTGTTCGACAGCGACGAGGAATCCTCGTTTACCTCGGAGGAGGAGGAGTCAGCCGTGTCAGAAGGTGAAGAAGATGGAAATGATGAGAAGGGCAGCCTTTCCGACCGGGAGGAGAAGAGCCGCGGTGGAGAACTGACGGAGGATGGTGAGGATGAATGCGTCGTGCCTGGAAAGCGTAAGAAGTGCAGCAGCTCCGTGCTGGAGGACAGCGATGACAGCGAGGATAGCGACGTACCTGTCAGGAAAGTTTTTGCTAAACGCCGCTGTGTGATTAACGAAGACGAGAGTTCCCAAGAACAGCAGTTTGGTAAAGCCGGCCCTGCAGGAAATGTTTGTGCTGAGAGGAAGCGGGGAGCGCTGGCAAAGCTGCAGGAGCTCGCAAAGGAGCGGGCGGCTCGGAGCTCCTCTGGGAATGAAAACTGCGAG GATTCTGATGGTGAAACAGAAGAGGAACCGTTCTGCCAATTGCTCCTCACACCAGAAGGCAGTGAAACTGACAGTGAGAGCTTGAAAGATTTTATAgttgatgatgatgaagatgatgatgacaATGTGGAGCATGTTAAGAGTGAAAAACACCTGCAGCAGAAAGATCTAAATGCATCAAACAGTGAATTGCTGGCACATTATGTCCCACAAT TTTGCCACAGTAGTCCTTATGAACATTTCCAAAGAATAGTGAAGGCTTTCCTCATAAATGCAATTGATGACACTTTTCTGAGCTCACTGTATG TATACAGAAGCATAATGCCCTTGAAAATTTTACTTGAAGAAACATGTACAACATGTGATGGTCAGCCAATCAATAACGGCTCTCGCTGA